A DNA window from Hemibagrus wyckioides isolate EC202008001 linkage group LG11, SWU_Hwy_1.0, whole genome shotgun sequence contains the following coding sequences:
- the LOC131361614 gene encoding TBC1 domain family member 24-like, which yields MLQVSPGLDFSSLGSAEPQAASGSASCQRLRSCSLFETSDLIECQRQFLRPRSRSFYTFDQNGNNEDQQAFQGEAEKQENGGNFQNKPPSKRSTAGVNKHLSKDHGGSRGNPKNIPMLTITEPDSWEISSSSGMKYGHYVDWEKIEPEAASRFQKVLQSDHSELKEMARSGFWVTQHTLHAKSYQHLVHLIECTSSAEDSETYHSLVGRMFEEHGRSTHPFPKFMKDGEIPRYCLNKSGLNSVKKILLCVSENFPEMSFCPILPALVSLLLHYSEDEAQCFHSICSLVRYTDPQKRYIDQNFVTTHASCMTFGDLANKYCRGIRKLIASSHQSLFEFYSDWIMWIFADLPFGYAVRALDIYLVEGYKVLYRVALALLSLYKVSVSSRVAHVEDFKQDMKRFVENVSRHSSVEALLQRAFSIQLPTRKELNFLYNANKQALIQKGIEHKSSYQSVDLRCFRSSVVSETEMRVVWAWIPERFSLFSPERLYSTEEHGRNLTSFYAHVEGHEPTVLLLRTVDEEVCGAFLSSDWTLRSCEEAELQFFGTGECFVFSLRPAMERYQKTVLHISGTTRTKESSSSSSSLACTSCDVKTSSCSVSPPVTPRFMSGDDENLFIGGDGGHALCLTAGLTAGQSGYCDTFDSPILCRGKFRIQSLEVWGIQNDPL from the exons ATGCTCCAGGTTTCTCCAGGCTTGGATTTCTCCAGCCTCGGCTCAGCAGAGCCACAGGCGGCGAGCGGCTCGGCCAGCTGTCAAAGGCTTCGTTCCTGTTCCCTTTTTGAGACGTCAGATTTGATTGAGTGCCAAAGGCAGTTCCTCAGACCTCGGTCCAGATCCTTCTACACCTTCGATCAAAACGGAAACAATGAAGACCAGCAAGCTTTTCAGGGGGAAGCTGAGAAACAAGAGAACGGGGGAAACTTTCAGAACAAACCGCCATCGAAAAGATCCACAGCAGGAGTAAACAAACATCTGAGTAAAGATCACGGAG GTTCAAGAGGAAACCCTAAAAACATCCCGATGTTGACCATCACCGAGCCGGATAGCTGGGAGATCAGCTCGTCTTCTGGCATGAAATATGGTCACTATGTGGACTGGGAGAAAATTGAGCCAGAAGCAGCCTCTCGCTTCCAGAAAGTTCTACAGAGCGATCATTCAGAGCTGAAGGAAATGGCTCGCTCCGGATTCTGGGTAACACAGCACACGCTGCATGCCAAATCCTACCAGCACCTTGTTCACCTCATTGAGTGTACGTCCAGCGCCGAGGACTCGGAGACGTACCACTCGCTGGTGGGTAGGATGTTCGAGGAACACGGGAGGAGCACGCATCCTTTCCCCAAGTTCATGAAGGATGGTGAGATCCCTCGCTACTGCCTGAACAAATCCGGCCTGAACTCGGTGAAGAAGATCCTCCTGTGTGTGAGCGAGAACTTCCCAGAAATGTCCTTTTGCCCCATTTTGCCGGCCCTGGTGTCTCTGCTGCTTCACTACAGCGAGGACGAGGCTCAGTGCTTCCACAGCATCTGCTCTCTCGTGAGATACACAGATCCACAAAAGCGCTACATCGATCAGAACTTTGTTACCACCCACGCGTCCTGCATGACCTTCGGGGACTTAGCCAACAAGTACTGCCGTGGGATCCGTAAGCTGATCGCCAGCTCCCATCAGAGCCTCTTCGAGTTCTATTCCGACTGGATCATGTGGATTTTCGCCGATTTGCCTTTCGGCTATGCCGTCCGAGCGCTGGACATCTACCTGGTCGAGGGCTACAAGGTTCTGTACCGTGTCGCTTTAGCGCTGCTCAGCCTCTACAAAGTCTCGGTGAGCTCCCGAGTGGCCCATGTAGAAGATTTCAAGCAGGATATGAAGAGGTTTGTGGAGAACGTGAGCCGTCACAGTAGCGTCGAGGCTCTGCTTCAGAGAGCTTTTAGCATCCAGCTGCCTACACGCAAGGAGCTCAACTTCCTCTACAACGCTAACAAGCAAGCACTAATACAGAAGGGGATAGAGCACAAGAG cTCTTACCAGAGTGTAGATTTGAGGTGTTTTCGCTCCAGTGTGGTGTCTGAGACGGAGATGCGAGTGGTGTGGGCATGGATCCCCGAAcgcttctctctcttcagcccAGAACGTCTCTACAGCACTGAGGAACATGGCAGAAACCTCACCTC GTTTTATGCGCATGTTGAAGGCCACGAGCCGACGGTGCTGCTCCTGAGAACAGTGGACGAGGAG gtGTGTGGAGCATTTCTGTCTTCAGACTGGACTCTGAGGAGCTGTGAGGAAGCGGAGCTGCAGTTTTTCGGCACTGGAGAGTGTTTCGTTTTCTCG CTGAGGCCAGCGATGGAGCGATACCAGAAAACTGTGCTGCACATCTCAGGGACGACAAGAACAAAGgaatcttcttcatcttcatcttccttAGCTTGCACTTCCTGTGATGTAAAGACATCGTCCTGCTCCGTCTCCCCTCCTGTGACCCCACGCTTCATGAGCGGAGATGATGAGAATCTGTTTATTG gtggaGACGGGGGACATGCTCTGTGTCTCACAGCAGGTCTGACAGCAGGACAGTCTGGATACTGCGACACTTTTGACAGTCCGATCCTCTGCAGGGGCAAATTCAGGATCCAGAGTCTGGAAGTTTGGGGAATTCAGAATGATCCACTTtaa